The following coding sequences lie in one Williamwhitmania sp. genomic window:
- a CDS encoding GNAT family N-acetyltransferase, translating to METQFTIRDYRPNDYRGVLTLWQATGLGGAHRGDNDKVIANTLELGGKMLVIEDTASQEIVGTSWMTFDGRRIGLHHFGILPRLQRTGLGKKLARASLAFAKYKGYQIKLEVHRDNANAIALYTKLGFTYLGDYDVYIIRDYEGLDI from the coding sequence ATGGAAACGCAATTTACCATTAGAGACTACAGGCCAAACGACTACCGGGGTGTGCTCACCCTGTGGCAGGCAACAGGGTTGGGTGGTGCTCACCGGGGCGACAACGATAAGGTGATTGCCAACACATTGGAGTTGGGCGGCAAAATGCTGGTAATTGAGGATACCGCATCGCAGGAGATTGTGGGCACCTCGTGGATGACCTTTGACGGACGACGGATTGGCCTCCACCATTTTGGAATCTTGCCACGGTTGCAGCGTACTGGATTGGGAAAAAAATTGGCCCGGGCCAGCCTTGCCTTTGCCAAGTATAAGGGCTACCAAATTAAGTTGGAGGTGCACCGCGACAACGCCAACGCCATAGCCCTATACACCAAGCTGGGCTTCACCTACCTCGGTGACTACGACGTTTACATTATTAGAGATTATGAGGGGTTGGATATTTAA